In the Arthrobacter sp. CDRTa11 genome, TGCACCTTTCACGGAAGGTGCGGCGCCGCCGTCGGACTTTTAACCGCCCGCGCTGTTCAGCCTCACGTGAACGTTCACTCAAAGCCCTTCCGCATTCCAGAGTGCTCCACTAGTCTGCTGAGGTGCACAATGAAGCCATCCTCTCCTCCAATACGTCAGCCGGCCCCATGAAGCAGCAAGCGGTGATTGCAGCGGAAAACCTGAGGAAGACGTACGGGGATCTGGCCGCCGTCGATGGCATTTCCTTCAGCGTTCTGGCGGGGGAGTCCTTCGGGCTGCTGGGCCCCAACGGCGCCGGCAAGTCCACCACCATGAAAATGATCGGCGGTGTCACGCAGCGCACCTCCGGGACGTTGAGCATCATGGGCCTGGATCCGGACAGCCACGGGCCCGAGGTCCGGGCGCACCTCGGGGTGGTGCCGCAGCAGGACAATCTGGACGAGGAACTGCGGGTGCGGGAGAACCTGCTGGTTTACGGCCGCTACTTTGGTTTGCCCATGAGCTACCTGAAGCCCAAAGCCGACGAGCTGCTGGAGTTTGCCCAGCTCACGGACAAGGCGAAGTCCAAGGTGGATGCCCTTTCAGGCGGCATGAAGCGCCGCCTGACCATCGCCCGATCGTTGATAAATGAGCCGCGGATCCTGCTGCTGGACGAACCCACCACCGGGCTGGATCCGCAGGCCCGGCATATCCTGTGGGACCGGCTGTTCCGTCTCAAGGAGCAGGGCGTCACGCTGATCCTCACCACGCATTACATGGACGAGGCCGAGCAGCTGTGCGACCGGCTGATTGTTGTGGACAAGGG is a window encoding:
- a CDS encoding ABC transporter ATP-binding protein; its protein translation is MKQQAVIAAENLRKTYGDLAAVDGISFSVLAGESFGLLGPNGAGKSTTMKMIGGVTQRTSGTLSIMGLDPDSHGPEVRAHLGVVPQQDNLDEELRVRENLLVYGRYFGLPMSYLKPKADELLEFAQLTDKAKSKVDALSGGMKRRLTIARSLINEPRILLLDEPTTGLDPQARHILWDRLFRLKEQGVTLILTTHYMDEAEQLCDRLIVVDKGRIMAEGSPAQLIREHSTREVLELRFGSERNSTIGPELKGIGERLESLPDRVLIYAHDGEAALEQVASRGLRPLTSLVRRSSLEDVFLRLTGRSLVE